A window of the Emys orbicularis isolate rEmyOrb1 chromosome 1, rEmyOrb1.hap1, whole genome shotgun sequence genome harbors these coding sequences:
- the LOC135894936 gene encoding olfactory receptor 52E4-like, with protein MQKTLLCLRVGHFLPYAMSDSNRTNFTNPFTFILLGIPGLEAAHIWISIPFCAMYAIALLGNLTILFIVKREPSLHGPMFYFLCMLAVSDLVMSTSTLPKMLSIFWFNSREISFSACLTQMYFVHCFSGVESGILVAMAFDRYVAICHPLRHSTTLTNPMVAKIGLVVVLRSGILALPYPFLARRWPYCRTNIIPHFYCGHIAVVKLACADIRISSYYGLFDLLTVIGMDAFFIAVSYTQILRAIFRLPTKSARLKTFGTCISHVCAILALYIPDLFSSLMQRFGHNLPLHFLILITGVYHLVPPVLHPVIYGVRTKQIRGRLLQLFAYKKT; from the coding sequence ATGCAGAAGACACTCTTatgcctcagagttggacactTTCTCCCCTACGCCATGTCAGATTCTAACAGAACCAACTTCACCAACCCCTTCACCTTCATCCTActtggcattcctggcctggaggcagcccaTATCTGGATCTCCATTCCCTTCTGTGCTATGTATGCCATAGCCTTGTTGGGGAACTTAACCATCCTGTTCATCGTGAAGAGGGAGCCCAGCCTCCACGGGCCGAtgttctatttcctctgcatgctggccgtcaGCGACCTGGTCATGTCCACATCCACCcttcccaaaatgctgagcatcttctggttcaattccagggagatcagttttagtgcctgcctcacccaaaTGTATTTCGTTCACTGCTTCTCAGGGGTGGAGTCTGGAATCctcgtggccatggcttttgatcgctacgtggccatctgccatcccctgagacattccaccaccCTGACAAACCCCATGGTGGCCAAGATCGGCTTGGTTGTGGTGCTGCGCAGTGGCATACTCGCATTACCCTATCCCTTCCTGGCGAGgcggtggccatattgcagaaccaacatcatcccccattTCTATTGTGGACATATAGCTGTGGTAAAGCTGGCCTGCGCTGACATCCGCATCAGTAGTTACTATGGCCTGTTTGATCTTCTCACTGTGATTGGAATGGATGCATTTTTTATCGCTGTGTCCTATActcagatcctcagggccatcttccgCCTCCCCACAAAGAGTGCCCGGCTCAAAACTTTTGGGACCTGCATCTCTCATGTTTGTGCCATCTTAGCTTTGTACATCCCAGATTTATTCTCCTCTCTTATGCAGCGGTTTGGCCACAATCTGCCACTGCATTTCCTCATTCTCATTACCGGTGTGTACCACCTTGTTCCCCCTGTGCTGCACCCCGTCATTTACGGGGTGAGGACCAAGCAGATCCGgggcaggctgctccagctctttgCTTATAAAAAGACCTAA